ATTAAAAGCTCCACCGACTCATGTTTTAATGTGGCAAGCCAGCCGGACAAATTGTTACTTGACTAATTCCAATAAAACGCAATATTTTTACGGCCAGGCCACATaaggtttaattttttttcccaccagcaTGTCCAATATGTTGGACATGTAAATTATAAATGTCTGTAAATTACACAGGGCATTCTACCAATTTTTtcttagttcattttttttaaccacttagGGTCATAAAGGTCGCGGGTTTGCTAGTGTGTATTGCAGCCAATAATAGGGAGGAGTCAGGGAGTACCCTAaaatggtagccagccaatcacagggcacaaaatataataaagtgttcaaccagtttaccaatttaagattaaaattttattttgtgtgatGTTCGACTCCCAAACAGTAGGTGGCGATAACTCTGAGAAATCTATTTGGCATTTACATCACATATGGCTTAACTATGGTCAACTTTTGACTTTAGAGTCAagagtcattaaaaaaacaatttagcgCATTAATTTCTAGTCCACAGAATGGCAAGTTTGTTGCGTTGGACGCAAATTTCACGTCAAAGTGAaatttataataacaataacacgcCACTTGCGTTTTTGGCTACAATGGTTTTCCTTTAATCCAAAAATTATGATGATAGTCAAAACTATTCCACCTAGCACCCCACAAAGGCTAAAATACCCCCGTGATTGGACGCCAACCTATCGAGAGGgctcattttattcaaattacAAAGCCAGTGTTCCGCTACAAACAAAATGTGTAATACTGCGGCCAAGGCCGGACATGGCATCGATACATCGATAGGAATTTAATTAGATGAACCCGCCAGAGCTTGAAGGTCTTCTGTTAAAAAGTGGGTTTGATTTTCAGCAAAACTTCTGTTCACAAATGGCGTGCGTGTGCTTGTGTCCCCGCGTGGAAATTATGCGGGCTGAAAAAGCTGAATGTCAAACGACGGGGAACCCGGGAGATCAATAAGCCACTACCTGTTTCATGTGATAACGGCAAGGTCAACTCATCCACATTTGCTTTGCAGCACTTAATTATGCCGCTGACATTTATGACACCACTTTATTAGTGGTTTAAATGAGGTCTTAAAGGCTGCTATTGTCACACTCTTACCCTTATTTCTCACCATGTGCTTGCTCTTTTCACAAGATTACTGTacggcaagggtgtcagactcggtttGGTTCGTGAGCCGCGTtaatgtcaactccatttcatgtgggccggaccattttagatagaatatttagattttttttatataaatggattaaaagaactggattaaaatccatgaatattcagtataaaaaaatctaaaacaaagatgggcaaactacggcccgcgggccacatacggcccactaggccttttaatccggcccgccgtcgttgtccaaatagttttcCCCCCTAGGTGGCGCTGTCCTGCagaagccaatggcagtagctctgtccactcttatttgttttacagcccctctgtcttttttaaatagcattttaatatttcttaatatattcctttacttacttggctttgtactttatacttttgactttattgatgagtgatgagtatattaatactttagtcccttttctctttatgtttcttttgtactgttaacggatgcacttttttatatgtatcctatcatgtgctgaccccgcccatctgtcaaattttcaaagtcaagtttgcccacccctgatttagggtCACCTGACTGGTATTGGTCAATAATTTTGATACTAAATTACTACCCACGAAATAATTCAGCCCCCATTTGTGCATCCCCTTcgcaaccccccaaaaacccaaTAGTATTTCCCCAATGGACTGATTTAAAGCTACACTCCTTAACGTAAAGCTCCCTTATTTGCAGCTTTGTGCAGCTCTTCGTGGGCTCCGCCCCTTTTGACTCAGATGTGcatccccaaaaaaaagaagacgaagaagaagacaaGAAAGGTGTCCAGCAGCAAGTATGTGACAGGCAGACCACGCGGACCGTCGGCTCTGCTCGAAGGAGCCGCAAGTGAGCGGGCAAAGATAGCGAGTCATCCCGGGGACCGTGGCAGCATCCCCCGCAGCTCTTTTTAGGTAAGACCACCCCCCCAgacccctcacacacacacgcacgggCACGCGCTTCCCTCGTTCGTCGCGTTCTCATCGTACACCACGTGACAATCGCCCCTCAAAAAACGCCCAAACCAAACgataaataacattaaaaagcaAACATCTTTGAATGAAACGTCTGCCTTTGtcccggtcgcacgcactaaaCTGCATTCCCACACGAGGGGCGCGTGCACGCGTACACGGCTGGTCAATTTAAACGTATTAGACCGCAATATCGCTATGTTATTGTGATTTTAATGATTCCACCTGGTGTCATACTATTGGATTTGTTTGGGATTGAGTCAATGGGAGAATTAACGACTAACAAAAACGCGTTGAAGCTAAGAAGATTGGATACTTTCACACTGGATTAAACATATATTGGGATGTTTTTATGACTAATCTGCAGGATTTACGAACTGGTGAGTGGTCATTATTGGGGAAATTGTACACCCGGATGCGGAATAGTCttcatttgaatgaatttggTTAATTTACAGTCCGGATTgtgttgaattgaatggaatgcctttttattgtcatgatgcgaagtacaatgagatttaaagctttgccATAAAGTGGGAGCATGAAAGCCATAAAAGGGGGTTTtatgcaataaaaatgaagtgtggtttaaaaaaagggggttaACAGCATGTTTTTAAGTGcaagtattgaaaaaaaatgctgtgttAAGACAGAAGTAAAAGTCTGAGAACATTACTTATGCATAGGAATTTGGCCTTATTATGGTATTTTACAGTGAGGGTACTTTATTGGGTTTAGATCAGGTGAAAACTTGATTTCTTGGGaaaaaatgcagatttttttgtttttagttcatatgGCTTGCAGTTTAAGTGCTATTTTTTTGCTTAGCGAAATTCAGATGGCCTCAgtagcaaacttttttttaattttttatttaaattgcatGTGTTAACTGTTGTAATGGCGACATCTGTTAGAGGGAAGCCGTTTATTTGATCAAATCTATGGTGCGCCTTCAGATGTGGCTTCCACTCGTACTGGGTAATTTCTTTTAAGGAAGTTGCCTATTTATGTAACGGGATTATTTTCAGAAGTGGGATTTCTTTCTGAGGCCCCGCGGGTAGTCcagtggttagcgcctcggcCTCAACACTTCCGGGTTCAATCCctgactgtgtggagtttacatgttttgCCTGGGttatttttaatagatctaaaacaatgtttattttagcttgttttaatctatttaatcgatttaccaaaatattttttgaaccaaaaacagaaaaaatgattaaaaaatgacaattattgatttaaaagggggtaaatcaagatatttaatgttttaatttaatccaaaaacagaaagtcagcacttatgattgactttctcgggccgcacaagaTGACtcggcggcccagatttggcccccgggccgccactttgacacccgtgctgtAATGCTTCCAAAATGATAGTTTTTCCATTTCCAAATAATACTAGCTGAACACCTGGTAAAGCTATGCTCTTGAATTCTTCCAAGGTTATTGCAACTGGCGGTCCAATTACAGAGTAGCGTCCAATGGGGCCCACTTATTGGAAATCGGCGTTATTTGACACAGCCATCAAAAGcaaatttttttattacttccgATAGCTTCTGTACATAAATAAACTAATACACTCTATAAGGCTAATTGTCAGTAATCAGAAAAGGTATTCATCCAGTATAATAGACTATAAATGactgtatactgtattttcctcaACAATAAGCCCCTCCCCCATGTTGTTTTGATGGTATTTTCTGAAAGGTGAGTGGCTTTTTAATGAGTGGCTTTGACAGGCAGGCGACTGCTTCCTGTTTCCCTCCAGCTCGTAAAATGTTGCATATGTCGGGGGAGGTTTTTCGACACACCGGCGCGAACGCCAATTAGCCCGACTTTGCTTAGCGCCGTCGCCTTTGAAGTGCACTCGTCGTGTCTGTCACTGTCGATAGGAAGAAAAGGCCGCTTTAGAACGCCAACGCCGTCAAAGCGGAATCCAACGGACGTGTGGCCTACTCCGGGCGCTAATCCGTTAGCAATACGCTAACGCTAATGACATTGTTGGCCAAGAATGGAAATGCCACTTAATAGAGTGCCGGAAAGCtttgttttgattgaaaatgcTAAAGATCATTTGCTACAACACTGTTTTCCAAGTCAAAATGGTTCACAGgactgttgttttgttttctttcgtTTTGACTTGAACTATTGTCAAGCTCCGTTCCCCCGGGGAACTTTAACCAGAGTGTGAACCACGTAAAAAATTCTActtgacacacacacagtgaaGGAAGTCTTAGAGGTTGCAATAAACAAGAACTAGTGGAAATGAGGCTAACATAAAAGCCTTTCTAGACTAGCGCAACCCTAGTGACAAATCCcatttatattttacatttatttcaattaaaacCTCTTTTATCCGACTAATGAAAAGAAGCACTTTTTCCCATTGCCTCTCAATAAACAATATAATAGAATTTCtactaaatgaataaaagaaaggTTCTCTAATAGTAGCCTTCAAAAGTTGATTAGAGCAAGGGCCCCCAACCTCTGGTGCGTGGGCCGGTACTGGTCCACGAGTTGACCTAATGTCGGTCCgtcagagtaaaaaatattaatgttttcgaTCTCCCCATCCTACTTAAAATGAGAAACTatgttacaataataataattagtaattgctattatgtttgggacttttgttgttgttgccaaaGTGTCATTcagtgacagaaaaaaacagcagcaaggggaaaaaaaatcctcatccaTTTTCCCACGTCTTAACCATAATACTGTAATCTTTGTGAACTCTGGACACCAAACGATTAAAAGCCTAGTATTGGAGATTTACTACAATAATAATCAACACACAAGTGCTTGTTGTTAAGAAGCTCAAACGCAACAGTAGAAAATTCCCAATTGTGCATTGAACACTAAGTTTGAATGCAAAAACCCAAACATATGGttaaacaacattttcaggCCAATTTCCAACGAACGTGCCTCGCAGTAAGAAGCCGGCTAACCACGTCAACGCGGTAAAATGCGCCCGATCCCACGCCCGACACAGCTGGTCCCGAAGCCTCTGTCCAAAACctttctgccatttttcatggttttttttttttttcggtggTTACCGCCGCTTCTGCTTTTGAAGCCGGCAGAACGGGCGCTTTGGTCAGTTGTCGCGCTTCTGAAATTACACCCCCATCTTCCCGATCGAGCCCGCCCACTCCTCTCTGATGCTTTTTCGGCACACATGAAGTGATGAGAGGGGAACTTTCTCCCGCGGCTACAAATGATACCTTAGCTCAGGGGTGGGGAAACTTTTCAGCCCaggggggggccacattgactttaaaaatgcgACAGATGGGCCaaatcagcacaagatacgatacaaataaaaaagtgcatccgttaacagtacatatgaaacagaaaaaacggactaaagtattaacatactttttactcatcattaaagtcaaaagtataaagtacaaagtaagtaaagaaatgtattaagaaatatgaaaatgtcatttaaaaaaaaaaaaactggcttaGCGGGATGTCTAATGATGTCAACACCAGAAGAAGCCACAGTGGGAAAACCATTGGAGGACGACAGGCCCCGACATGTCGCCACAAAGTTCCTTTCCTTCTTTTACATCCGGAGGAATCTTCTATTGCATCAGTCTGTCCAAGTTAGATTTACGGGGGCCGTCCAGTGACTCAAAAAAAACGTGAGAATGACGAAAAGAAATTCCATTCAAGTTTGGAAAATACGTCAAGTGATGAAACCCATCGAGTGTGGACAAGCCAAGATGACGAAAACAACAGAAGACATGTCAAACCGTcctctttttacattttttacactttaaaTTTACTCTAACAGGAAAATTTGAGAGCTTGATCCtcaattttaaatcataataatcataattctGTCAAATCGGCTTGCCAAGGCCATAAAAATAATCAGTCTATTGTTAATTATCAGGATAACAATCACCTTTCTTATGTGAAACTTCAATAAATGACTTCCGCTGACAAAAATAACCCCGTTCCATCACTTCAAAAAAAGGGAAGATAAAATAAACTGATTtgtaaaaaaggcattttttttgtcattctgtcGTGCGACAAGAGATAAGATGATTTCCTTCTAACACGATAAAAAGTCTTGAATAAGGAAACCTGCCGAAATCTTGACAGCCATCTTTCTTTTGATAAATCCGCACAACGGGGAATATTCTCACAGCTTGCTATTAAAATTGCTGAAAATGCGGGTTCACCTTAAGTATGACTGCACCCTTGAAAATTTGGTGATGCGTTCAAAGTCTCCGGGAAAACTCAATCGTGTATGACAAAACGTAAAAGTAGcgtattggcctgaatataagacgatgtcattattttctgtttaaaaactcattttccaaacttattttctgtataaaaatgtcattttttgttcaaaaactcatttttttcaaacttgagtcttgaatAGGCTAACTTGCGTTAGCATAACAACTGTCATCTCacgatttttatttttctactcaTTTATGGGCTCCTATTCTGAAAACCCCTATTTTATTAATAGTtaattggcccgaatataagacgttgtcattattttctgtataaaaaatgtctttctgttgaaaaactcattttttcaaacttgagttTTGAAAAAAAGAGCTTGACTTCAATTCGGCTTTCAACACAAAAGTTGAGTACAGTGTGTCTGTCCGctgctaaaaaaacaacagctgtagcATTTTTCCAGTCTCCGCCCACTACAGGTATAAGTGGCACCCTTTGATTACACAAGGCTGCAATCATTTATTAGTAAGTACATAGTCAGACGGATGTGGCGGACGTCACGCAGGGGGATGTTTACACGCAACTTTTACACAAAGACTCACGGAAAATGTCTACCAAGACAGTTTGCTTTTGTGCTCTTATTCTCTTTTTGGTTCGCGCACCATTTTTGGAGAtaatacttcaattttttgtttttttaattggattacaagaactggatcaaaagccctacatttgatttttaaaagtaaggGAAATTGTCTTttagtcatttgtttttcaaaataactatttttttcaaataaaaaatatttaatatatttattttcagatttgcccaaattatttttgaattaaaaacaaaaatgttggattaaaaaaatatacatctatactttattatttttaaaagccctgaatattccgtttttatagatctaaacaaatgtttgtatatttttcgatttttacaaaaggatttttgaactaaaaacacaattacgaAAATTATTGAATGGGGAaattcaggaaatataataaacatctatactcttcattttaatttgatcctaaaacagaaagtcagcactcattgactttcccgggccgcacaaaatgatgcaaaggaccagatttggcccccgggccgccactttgacacctgtgtggcGCAACTGCACCTATACATTTGCATGCCTTCCGACTAtttgaatttagttttacatGCCGACCCTCCCTTTTTATCCTCCCTTTTTAGTTGCGGGGCCTCGATGTGGCTAAAATGAAGTCCAGCATGCGGCAGTGGCGGAGGCTCACGTTGGCGGTGGCCCTGGCCTGGCTCCTCTGGGTCCTATTCTCCTATTTCCCGGACGCCCACCTAGGCGATGCCACCGCCCGGCTCTGCCAGCCGCCCGACAGCCGCCGCCTGTCCTCCATCCCGGCCTCCCGCCGGCAACCGAGCGCCATGGCGGCGGCGGTCTCCGCCTCGCCGGAAGCCTCGGCCACGCCAGAAGCCGGCCGCGACCGGGAGACGCCCGGGCCGGACGATGCCGACGCGCCGAACCTGGCGGCTTGGTCGGCATTCGGCACGGAGGACGTGGGGTCGCCCAGTCAGGACAGGACTTCCCGTAGCGCCGAAAACGCCAACCGcattggcggcggcggcgaggaggaagaagaagaggacgaTGAGAGAGTGGAAAAGTCGGGCTCGGTGTTGAGACTCTTGTGGAAAGGACGATTGTCCGTGGACATGCTGGACCCTTGGCTCCAGCGGGCTCAGAAGGAGTACGTGGAGGCCAACACGCACCACGTGGCCTACAGGGGGCGACGTCGGACCACCCGGAGCACCCGCCAGCTACTGTGTCAGATGAAGGCCCAGGCCCGCATCAGCACGCTGGACGGCTCCGAGAAGCCCTTCTCTTCGCTAGGGTGGGCCCGCCTGGTGCCCTCGCTCCCGTTGGGGAGGATGCCAGCCTTCAATACTTGTGCCGTGGTCTCTTCCGCCGGCGCCATCTTGCGGTCGGGCTTGGGCAAAGAGATTGGTGAGTATAGATTAGATGACTTTAATCATCCCGTAtacggtagcaagagggtgagaatacagacacagaaaaagacattttaatcataaaaaatgtacacattaaTTAGAGATCGGTGagtttaaattagattagataatagATTGGAGGTCGAGTGAAGGCCTTATTTTGTGCGTATAGTGCGAAAAGCCTCATAAAATCGTTGAAAGTGGACGGCAAAGTCAAAAGACGTGCTGATTTATAACACGCGGTTTTTCGTGGGAAGTGAGTCTCTGTCTGTGTTTTTTGCTGCGGTGGCCGTATCACGGGAAGTGAGATACGCACACAGACGTGACAGACGTGCAAAATGTCTGAGAAAGTAAGCATTTATAGACCCGAAACCTCAGACGGAATTAATCTGTCAACATCTCATTTACATCAGTTTCGTGTCACAAAATTACTATCCGTTCTACTTTTCTTTAAGGTAAATTAAGTTGATATGTGATTTAAGTGATTTGAAAATGCTATTTTGGGCAGATTTTTGCAATCTGTTGAGAGTAGCAGCGAATTACTGCCGCCCTGTGGACAACAGTGGAAAATGCAACAGATGCACAATATATTGaattttcatcatttataaTACTCCAATTGCATTGTTTTAAGAGGGGAAATTTCTTAATTATTCAGTTGGACATCATTTCAGTATAATTCCGATGGCATatatttattagtattatttttatcatgAAAAATATGATCATTATGTTATCGTCATTAATATTTTGTGCATTGGGCATTTTGCATAAATGCATTTGTAGTTTTGCTCTTTAATCAACCCATTGTGACAAAATACAACATacgtattatattttaaaacaagaaaatgcattGATTTACAGAATAAGCACATTTCCAAGACTGGCCGCTAGACGGCAATTGTGTGTCATTAATGTGACATATTCTTATCTTAACTCCAAAAATGTCGACATATTTTCTCTCctctctcattaatatgcaAATACATGTTTGTTTACATATGACTTACATAATTTTCCAGTTTTTATGACTCCCAGATGAGATCTTGAACTGCCAAAGAGTTGCCAGATTGAGACCCATTTCCTGAAAAATCCCCCCACTAATTCAATTGAATTATCATCCTCTAactggcaaccaaaaaaaacaaacaaatcaattttattGTACTTCATCGGCCCAGAGAGAATCAAAAGACATATCATCTGAAAATATGACTATCCTgtcactataaatacaaaaataaaccacTGTTCTGTAAATTTGAAGCAACTTAACTGTCATTTTTCACTGATGATCAGATTTGTCATTCCAGATTCTCACGACGCCGTCATGAGGTTCAACGCGGCGCCCACCAAAGGCTACGAGAGGGACGTGGGAACCAAGACCACCATCCGCCTGGTCAATTCAATGGTGAGCACGCCAAAAAACATCAACTGGCCCCGCGATTGGCCGCCAATTGACCTCCGAAGGATTGACGGCGGCTTGCGGTCATGGCCATGTTGTTGTTTACCATCTTTCACATCTGCCACCAATTGATTGCTTTTTCCACGCCGCTCGTCCTCGTTTGCCCGACTGAGCGACGCGGCCATGCGGAACATTGACGCTTAATTCCCAGAATTTAGCAACAACTGCCTTCCACGTCGCCCATTCTgctcgggggtgccggagttcATCCCCTCTTAGATTAGATcaatttattcatcccatattcgggaaatttcagtgtcacagtagcaagagggtgagaatacagacacagaaaaagacccCCTAAAGTttagggtgtcaaagtggcggcccgcgggccaaatgtggcccgccacatcattttgtgcggtccgaaaagtcaatcgtgagtgccgacattctgttttagcatcaaattaaaatgtagagtatagatatagtatattatatttcttgatttttttcccccttttaaatcaataattgtcatatttttaatccattttttctgtgtttttagttcaaaaaatattttttattatctaaAAATTCTCTTCTATTTTCCTGTTTAATAGGGAAATAATTCAAGAAAAATTTGGttgccttttgaaatgaaaaacaaaagaaaatttcccttactaagaaaaaaaaactcaaataaacattgtttttaatgttgcttttaatccatttataactaaaaaaaatctaaatattatatctaaaatggtccgacccacatgaaatcaagttgaaataaataaataaataggtcacaAATacgttaattaataaataaatgaataataataataatgacttgGTGAAACAGGCAAAGATGATTGACATATGTGATTGTCTCCCATTGGTTTTCAGATTGTGGCCAGTCCAGAGTTTAAGACCAGTTCTCTATACAAGAATGTCACCCTGGTGGCCTGGGACCCCCCACCTTACACGCTCAACTTACATGAGGTATGTTTCAGTCGTTTTTATTGAAgtagataataaaataaaagatatatatatatctagacTTTATTCTTGAAAAGGACGTTTAGGGATTTTCATGTGAGCAAATGGTtactaaatgtgtattttgacgtttttttgtGCAGTAAGATGAGTATTTTTGTGTCAAGAAAATTGTCCACTTGATAAGGGCGCCCCCGTGTTTGGATTTTCCTTTTGCGAGCTCCCGTTGCTCTTTTCTGGCTCATTATCTCATTTAATGGGCCACAAAATGATCGCTCGGCTGCTCAAATTTGCCACCTTGGCCACCTTTTATTGAAGTCGTTGGCCGCTGACTAGATTGTAAAAATGGCCGTGTTTGACTGACAGGTGGCTTTACCATCCCATCCCCAGCTTTTTAGCGTCCATTAAAGTCCTCGCTCTTTCCGTGACATATTTCACGGCAGTCCTGTTAAAATGGCTGACATCCAATAATGAAACAATTACTcgatttgagggtttttttttgttctgagaTGCAGGAGCAAAAccccaaatatatatacacatacatatacaaatatatacatatgcatgtatacatatatacgtatacatatacatacccaTGTATacactcatatatacacatatatacacatacatatgtgaTGAAAAGTATGATATGAATGCAAGCGTTAGATgacacttttgttgttgttgttgttgttagtggTACGCCAGTCCAGACTACGATCTGTTCGGACCGTACGTGGAACAGCGCAAATTCCATCCCGACCAGCCCTTCTACATCCTTCATCCCAGTTACCTGTGGGGCCTTTGGGACGTAATCCAGGGCAACACCAAAGTCAACATCCAGCCCAACCCTCCCTCATCCGGCTTCATAGGTGAGCAAATATTCCTACCAATTCCACAttcttattatttaaaatagCCAGCCAATAGATTTTGTCGGACCAATGACGTACGTTTAAACGAAGGCGTGTTCAACAAGGGTGTCAAGAATGTCTATCATCAGCTATTTCGCCCCCTACTGGTTCGGAGTGTATATGGTAGTAGAAATTAGTAGTGATTAAACTCTCAGAGAAATGGGCTTTAATCAaaagtaattcattttttttgtacacatcAGACAACACAAGAATAGCAATTCATGCACAAGTGGAAAACCAAactaacccaaaaaaatggctttctcTTCTGTACACGAAATACCAGCCAATATATTTTCTGTCATGAATGCTAATGGATTTGGAACTCAACATGGAATACGATACAATACCATACAATAGGAATCAAATCCCTGGCCAGGTGCTTTTAGCGTAATTAAACTCTGCCACACTCCAATTTGATGATTAGCCCAAATTGctttttggaatatttcaaGTGCTAAGAAATAAACACttgagattttctttttaaattttgtatccAATGGAGGCCTTTTGTTGCAGTCAATGATGGAgcaggtgtatttttttttttttagctttttttacacTTAGCACGTTAAGCACAAATAGGAAAATGCATCATAAGTCATGGGACACAAAGTCAATCTCTGTACAAAGGTTAAGATCACATGTAAAATACAGCATTTGTGCATCCATCCC
Above is a window of Stigmatopora nigra isolate UIUO_SnigA chromosome 11, RoL_Snig_1.1, whole genome shotgun sequence DNA encoding:
- the st6gal2a gene encoding beta-galactoside alpha-2,6-sialyltransferase 2: MSNMLDIFVQLFVGSAPFDSDVHPQKKEDEEEDKKGVQQQVCDRQTTRTVGSARRSRKCGFHSYWLRGLDVAKMKSSMRQWRRLTLAVALAWLLWVLFSYFPDAHLGDATARLCQPPDSRRLSSIPASRRQPSAMAAAVSASPEASATPEAGRDRETPGPDDADAPNLAAWSAFGTEDVGSPSQDRTSRSAENANRIGGGGEEEEEEDDERVEKSGSVLRLLWKGRLSVDMLDPWLQRAQKEYVEANTHHVAYRGRRRTTRSTRQLLCQMKAQARISTLDGSEKPFSSLGWARLVPSLPLGRMPAFNTCAVVSSAGAILRSGLGKEIDSHDAVMRFNAAPTKGYERDVGTKTTIRLVNSMIVASPEFKTSSLYKNVTLVAWDPPPYTLNLHEWYASPDYDLFGPYVEQRKFHPDQPFYILHPSYLWGLWDVIQGNTKVNIQPNPPSSGFIGCQECLSSAISPPTGSECIW